From Cucumis melo cultivar AY chromosome 3, USDA_Cmelo_AY_1.0, whole genome shotgun sequence:
ACCTTAGCTGGGGCCAAAGTTAACTATTCTCCCATTGAGAAAATGTGTTTTGCACTTTTCTTTACTATCGATAAGTTGAGGCATTATATATAGGCATTCACAGTTCATCTAATAGCAAATGTAGACCCTATAAAGTATGTTCTGTCTAGGCCGATTATCTCTAGACGCTTAGCCAAATGAGTGGTTCTACTCCAGATATATAACATTGTCTATATTCCCCAAAAGGCGATAAAAGGACAACCACTGGCAGACTTTCTAGCTGACCACCCAATTCCTTCAGATTGGAAGTTATGTGAAGACTTGCTAGACGATGAAGTTTTCTTCACGAAAGTTATAGAATCTTGGACTAAGTATTTTGATGGTGCAGCGTGAAGAAGTGGCGCGGGGCAGGCATCATCCTCATTTCTTCTGAGAAGCATATGTTGCCTTATAGCTTTGCGCTTTCTAAACTGTGCTGAAACAATGTGGCTAAATATTAGTCCTTGATAATTGGCCTTCAAATGGCATTAAAGATCGAAGTATCATTTATAGAAATTTATGGTGATTCAAAGTTGATAATCAACAAGCTTTCGCTTCAATATGATATGAAACATGAAGACTTGAAGCCATACTTCGCTTATGCACGACAATTGATGGAAAGATTTGACAGTGTGATGCTGGAGCATATCCCtaaaacagaaaataagagaGCAAACGCATTGGCAAATTTGGTCACTGCCTTGATGATGTCGGATAAGGTAGCTTTGAATATACCACTTTGTCAACAATGGATTATGCCTCCAATTTTGTCTGAATGTCAAGAAGCGAATGTAATAACATCCCATTTGATTCACGAAGAAGATTGGTGTCAACCTATCATAGAGTATTTTGAACATGGAATGCTTCCAAAGGATTCTCATCATAAAACTAAGGTACAAAGAAGGGTTGCACACTTCATTTATTACAAGGGAACCTTATATCATCGTTCTCTTGAAGGTCTCTTCCTTCAATGTCTTGGAAAGGAAGAGTCGACAAAAGATCTAAAGAAAGCGCATGCAGGCGTCTGTGGAGCACATCAATAGGGACCAAAGCTTCAATTTTAGTTGAGAAGAATAGGCTATTATTGGCCTAAGATGGTTCAAGATTCAATGGACTATGCAAAGAAGTGTGAAGCTTGTCAATACAATGCAAACTTCATACATCAACCTCCAGAGCCTCTACATCCAACTGTGGCTTCTTGACCATTCGAGGCTTTGAGACTTGATCTGGTTGCCCTATTACACATAAATTATCAGTAGGACATTCTTATATTCTTACAGTAACAAATTATTTCTCAAAGTGAGCAGAGGTCATTCCCTTGAGAGAGGCCAAGAAAAAGAACATGGTGAACTTTATTCGTACCCACATCATCTACCGATACGGTATTCCTCACCAGATCGTGATAGATAATGGAAGACAATTCTCCAATAACATGATAGACAAATTATGTGAAACATTCAAGTTCAAGCAATACAAGTCTTCTATGTACAATGCAGCTGCGAATGGCCTAGCAGAAGCATTCAATAAAACGTTATGCAATCTTCTAAAGAAAATTGTCTCCAAGTCGAAGAGGGATTGGCAAGAAAGAATCGATGAAGCATTGTGGGCTTATCGAACCACTCATCGCACTCCTACAGGGGTTACACCCTCGAAAAAGAAATCTCATCATTAAGAATGGAAGTGCAAGAGGGGTTGACTACTGAAGACAATGTCAAGTTATgtcttcaagagttagaagcacttgATGAAAAGCGATTAGAAGCTCAAAAATGATCGAAATGTTACCAAGCGAGAATGTCTAAAGCTTTTGATAAGCACGTTAAACCTCGCTCCTTTCAGGTTGGTGATCTAGTACTTGCTATAAGAAGACTGATCATCACAACGAGGCATACGAAAAATAAGTTCACACTTAAATGGGACGAACCTTACATTGCCAAAGAAGTTTTCACGAATGGAGCATATACAAAATCGTCGATCATGACGGATTACGAATTGGCCCAATCAACGGCAAATTTCTCAAGAAGTTTTATTCCTAATTTagtcatgtaaaaaaaattgaactattttatgacttaatccctatgttataaaaagggtacgtaggcagcttaaagtttACTTTAAGTTCAATCACATGTAAAAAAATCATGTTTCATTTTCATCTCATATGTAAgaattgtaaaataaatataaatgtagCCACactagaattaaaaaaaaatcaaatttttcttttgcattATCATCTAACAAATGTTTTTTGCATTTACGAGGATTGTAACAAAAGAAAATAGGGCAAAGAGGGCATAAATCAAAGcttccacttgaagttcttaaattcttctcATGCAACTTCCATGCTCCTGCAAACTATAGCCAAGGCCTCAATTGCTTCTTCAGTAATAGCAGGGATCCTTTCAATGGTGTTAACTTCATCCTGAAGCTTGGCAACTTCTAGTTCTTACTGATCTATGACCTCTGCTTTCTCACAAGATAAGATCGTCAGTTGTTCAGACTCAGCATTTATGCTCTAAAATCTCTTTCCTGAATAACTTTGGCATCCGCTCGTAGTTGTTCCATCAAAGTTAAAACTTTCTTGATGGCAGATGTCTTTTCATTTAATTAACGAGTTTTATCTATTGACAACAACTTTTTAGAATATGAAGATTGCACATCATTGAAATTGTCTACTCTCTTGAGATAACTATTTAGATACTCTTCAAGAGGAGTCAAGCCATCTGCATGGATCTTCTCAATCCCCGAGAGAACTGTTGCTATATCTGGCCTAAGTCTTGGGATATATTCAAAAGGAGTTCGCATGATCTTATCTTGAATATCCTCCCACATACATAAGGTTATTTTcttgaagaagtttgaaaccaCTTTTTCACCAATCCACTGAGAAGGATTAGGGTTTCTTGTAGCCTGTCTATTAGAAGTGTCTAAAGGCGATTCAGAAAACCTAAGGGGAGCATGTGTTGAACTGATCTTCTGTAAGGGTGCTTTAGGATAGGAATCTCCTTTGGATAGAGGACTCCCAATGTCTTTTCCTCCCACTGTCATCTTGCCTCGATGAATCTCCTCAAAAAGAGCAGATGGACGTAATGATTGTTCAGCTGGTCTAGAGACGGGAGTCTTCAAGGTAACAACTTCCTTAATGGCTGAATCAACTGCATGAGGTCCTGTCAAAGATTCATTGCTGCCTAGCTCTATAAGGCCTTCAAGATGATCGTTCAAAGGTGATTACATATGTAAACAATTAATAAGTCctttgtgaagaagatgaacaaaaacaaaaaaaaaaataagaaaggaaaatgtgCAAACCAGTGGTGGAACATTAGGGACTCCCTAAGCACATGAACCCCTTTCGTCGAGATCATCACCTGATACCTTCGCTTTCTTCAAAAGTCTCTTCCAATGACAATCACTTTTGCTGCTATCACTCTGTTCTTTATGCTCATTTACCTCCTCCTCGAGAGTAGCAGCCATTGCCTTAACCAATAAAATTTCTTTACCACCTAGGTTGCTTCTTCGATTCTTAGGTAGTTTGGGCTGTGAAGAGGGAGGAATGGTACTACTCACCAAATGGTGTCTGTTATCCTTAAAATAAGTCTCGTGCCTCATAGCCTACCAGTTTGTAAATCATTACGTCGCATGCTTTCAAGCCTATAACAAACAGGCGGGCAAGTATAACTCAGATAAAGTGTTATGCCTCATACATATTCTCCagtgatataatatattatccaGTGTGATCGTAGGTGGCATGCTCCCTATATCATTAGGGATATCTTGGTAAAAGTTAAATTATCGTCTAAATCGATACAGACTGTATGATGCTATGATCCATATATTTCCATAGCGAGTGGACAAATGGCAGGAATGCATGCTCACAAAATAAGAAGTCTACAAAAACAATGAATCATGGGTATCAACCATTCGTTCATGTTTATTCCTGTTCTGGAGGTTAGCGTGCCACTAAATTCTTACACCATTATGGATCAGTTCTCGCGCCTCATATTCGCCAAAATAAATAGACCCTTCATCGAAAAAGTTAGTCATCTTGAGGCCTCGAACTTCTATGGGAAGTGAATAATGCGTGCCAAAATAATGGGCTAACCAGCCATGGACGTAATGCATAGAAAAGTGAAAGTCCATGCGTCCTATCTGATTGGAAACTTCGGTTATCAAACCTAGCCCATGATATATGTTCGGCAAAACTGGAACTGAAAGACTATAAATAGTGCCAGCGGCCATTAAACTTGCAGCCTTAAATACTTCGAGGCGAAGAAATGATCCTTTCTATGGAAATATGAAAAGGCACAACCAGCAAGATAAGAAGGTAGCTAAATACGTTTCATCCTTCAGATCATCCCTGATTCCAAGTTTTGCAAATAACATATTCTCCCTAGAGGACCATTCACAAGCCTGCATCTTTAAACCATCAGGGTTCTGAGTAGATTTGGAATGATAATCACTTGGGAGTCATTCTTAGAGGATGTCGCGCAATCATTCCTCTACATACAAACTATTGAGTAATACACCTGGAAAAGATATTGACAGATCGTTGGAAGATCGCGCAATGAGGTTAATTCCTTAAAAGAATGGATCCTTTTCTCGTAGAAATCTCCCATTAATGGGAAGACTCCCAAAGGACCATAGGTCCCACAAAGAAATGGATAACTCGCTCGCCATAGTATAAAGAGTATTAGTCGAAGGACACCATGCTTCACAAAATGCTTGAACAACATCACTATTACGATCATAATTGTACAAAGAAACTATTACGGTACCATATAAACGAGCACTGTAAAGAAGTTGTGCATTTCGACCAACTATAAGCTTTAGCCACTCTCAATAGCATTCAACAAAGCAAAACTCTCTAGGGACCTTGGTCACAACGCCCCAACGTGTTTGGCCTTCAATTAAACGTTGTCCGAGAGTGAGAGCTTTATCATAATTATGAGCCTCGTTATGGATAGAAGATTGTAGGACCCATGCAGTTTTTCCCTCAAATAAAGGTATCTCCATAGATAATCTGGGAAGAATTGAGTAGTTATCTAAGCGTGGCCAATGATCTACAAAAGAGCCAGCCCATGGCTTCTCCATAAGGAGACTAAGTCCATCTTCCAATATTCTCCATGCATCTTTGGCTGTACAACAGGAGTTTATAAGTTTGAACATATTTAGGTCCACACCATTGAATATTGCATTTTAGAGCTCTGACATTCCCAACTGAtgcttgttcttcagcatcagTCCAATCAACCTCAAGTTTCAGAACTGATACACCATCCACAGTAATCATCGGAGATTCATAACTAGGAACAAGGACTTTTCACGCTCTTCCATCTAatgttttaataaaaagatatcATACGAGGCTTCCAATATGAGTAATTTTTTCCATCAAGTACTGGAGGACGAGAAGCTGATGGTCcctctctgattatctccatgatcttgCAACCTtactctgataccaattgaaaaaacaatgtgagataatcaaataacctTCAGTTAAATCACAAGTTAATAACTATTGTAATAGCGAGAGGGAtagcagaagagaataacacaataaactttggtaacccagttcggccaatgttGCCTCAGGGGAGCTACGCACAACTCTGATGAGTAATATTTCACCACCCTAGTCCTCTAGTGCTGCCGCCGCCCTTGTCCTCAGGTTTCACGGCCATCCCTTCTCTTCCGGTAAGTAATATATTTAAGATAATTTAAGATTTGCCCTAAAATCCATTACgtgagttctttttttttttcctttttagtgATTTTTTGTATTTCAGGTATTATATTCTTCCATTTCATgagttttcttttgatttggATAGGGATTGGGTAAGTGAGGTGAGTGGAATTTGATGATAAAACGGTTTGATTTGGATAGGGTTTTGAATTACTGTTATTGGTTGCTGCTAACAAAAATGAATTGATATAGATGTCCAAATTATATGCTTGTTGTTCTAGACATTATCTTCCTATTTTTTCCACATTACTGATTCTTCTACCATTTTAGACTTCCTTTAATCACTGGTAATATATTTGTATAAGAAATTAATGTTTCTCGAAAgatgtacatatcagtctagtgatcccaaaggatacacatattagtctaatgatcctgaaggatgcatAACATGTGGTGATCCCATCGGACACCATTCCTGCAAGGTGCACTGCTCTATAGATAAAGATAACAGTTTTCCCTCAATCCATTCTAAACAGTCCAAGACAGTCACATCAAAGCACAATTAAAACTATCAATAAAACTTCTTATCTATACATAACCAGTCAAAAATAAACACGCTAGTGCATATCACAGTTTAGTCAATAGTATGAGCCATCAATACATTTTAAACTACGTGTAACAGTCAAACAATCTCAATTCAGTCAGCGTACAGTGTGAACCGTCAAACcattctaatatatatatatatatatatatatatatatcaattcaGTCAGCGTACAGTGTGAACCGTCAAAAcattctaatatatatatatatatatatatatatatatatatatatatatatatatatatatatatatatatatatatataacagtCAACCCTTTCAGTTAATATATTCCAACTTAAGTATGAGGTCCGATAGTAGAAATTCCTTACCTGAACTTTACCTAAGCTCCTTGATCGAACTAAAGTCCATGAACCAATCCTAAACATCACAAACAATTTATCCATTCAATTTACCCAAATGTGGATTCCACAACTTACCCAAGTAAATGGAGAATTAAACTCCAGACCAAACTTGTTGTGAACCCAAGAATTCAAGCGTCACCTCTCTAAAACACCTTCAAAGATCAAATGTTAACCCAACCAATTAATCCAACACTGTAACTCAAAATCCCTACGAAGCATGACAACCACATAACCTACAACTTACATCCTTGCCACAAAATGGCTCAAGTGGCTGCAAGAAAAGGGAGTAAACTAGCCGGCGGCTCGACTAACAAATACAAATGGCTCACCCGACTCGGGCAGCTCAGACGGCTACTGACTGACACGCGTGTGGCTCACGGCTAGGAGACGAAGGAGATCAGCTCGAAAATGTGGCTCGACGAAAGAGACTTGACTCGAACGGAAATTTCAGCTTGTGAACACTCGAATGTGGCTCAGACCAAGACAAAAACAAAGACGCGTCGCGACAGAGAAAGCGGTTGGGCTACATTGAACGTGGACAGAAGATGACTAAGGCTTGGCTAAGTTGGACGCGACCAGAAAAAGTTGGAAGAAAACCGAAAGTCGAAAATGGACGCTCGCCTTGCACGAACAAGGGAAGACCAGCGCGACTTGCTTGGCAGACGACGATGGAAGGCTTCGACTGAGTAGCGGGGAGCGCCAATCAGCGATCTATTCACACGGCAGAGGTCAAGATGTGTGGCGACTAGGGTTAGaacaagaggaagaagatgaatagtaaTCACACATTTCACAAGGGTCtctgatataataataatattaataataatggtgatgatgatgattataattataataatgataaatattattcttattatttttccttaaatttgttttcctttttctttttaccttttcaaaataacaaatcaacttcttctcttttctaattaattatccaatcactttttatttatcttccATCACCTCATATACATTTCTCTCTTCCCAAAACATaacattttttcttaaattattcTTAACTTTCCATcgcttaaatatatatacacacatatataattacTCATAATTTCACTGATTTAAACAATCGTGATCAAATCTTTAATGTCCAATCCATTGTTTTGGTTTTGTTTACTATCATAATTAAAATTGGACATATACCTTTCTCTCTTCCCAAAACATAACATTTTTTCTTAAACTATTCTTAACTTTCCATcgcttaaatatatatacacacatatataattacTCATAATTTCACCGATTTAAACAATCGTGATCAAATCTTTAATGTCCAATCCATTGTTTTGGTTCTGTTTACTATCATAATTAAAATTGGACATATATTGGTTTTTATTGTGACAAAAATTGAGTtggtttagtttaattttttttaattaaaactaattaacaCTTAATAGAACCGATTGAAGGGTCAATCAAAGGTTACCTAAGCTTTCAACCGATCAAATAAAATTCATATATATAGTCATTTATTTTGCTGTtcctaatttatattttaaaaatttagacATACAATTTGATTAGAAACTCCAACATTATATAATGCTATACTCTGGCTTGATATTAGTGTCGCATTATTGGTTCATGAAGATGGTTTAGAAGGGAGCAAATTAAAACACACTGCAGGTGGAATTGGAATTATTCAAAGTGTTTTTGAGAATGATTCTTTTAGTCAATATGATTTGTTAAagcaatggaggaaataaaaaGTGTTTGAATAATTACCCTACACACTGACATTTATGTTTCTTCCAAAGTTATTTCACATAGCTTGAATCCAAAGATTCTTTGCAGTCCAAAGACCTGTCCTTCCGCTAGTGATGCCTTTTCATTTCACTATAAAAAGATCAAATCCTCATCCCTTCCTCTCTAAACTAAACCACATCAACACTCTCACGCTTCTAAATTATTCATCTATCTATCTAAAATTACTTCCTTTTAAGCCATGGGAGGCCACAAGCACAAGAAATCTcattcatctttttctttctttagttttttcaaATCCAAATGGAGCAGAAAAGAAGACCATTATGACCACGGTGGCTCATGGCTAGATGATAAGTCGAGATCGGGCAAGGTGTGGCCAAGCGATGAGGACAAAGCTCATCATTGGGTTGCTGAACCCGGTATTGATCGAAAGGCCAAAGATTACATTGATAGGATCTATCGAAATCGTGTTTTCGAATCCGAGCGTCAAACCGTCACTATACCTACCAATGTGTAAATAAtgtgtaaataattttttttttgcatatagTATTAGTTCATTAAACTTAGCTTTGTTTAATTAGATGATACCCTAGAAGAAAACTTTATATCAACACTCAACTAATGTGATGTTGAATCCAGTATTGAAAGAGTGATAATAAAATGTCTTCGTGAAAATTATATATGACTTTGTTCTTTACCCTAAAAATAAAAGGCAcaacttttccttcttttctcatTGCTAATTATCATCTCTAAATTATCTTCTTTGTATTCTTTACAATTTTTAGTCAGTTCAGTACTCAACCAATGACTTTTGGTCAGAAGACAAATTTTATAGTGTAATCTTTTACGGATTGAATACATTTACGTTGACTAATCTGTATTACTTGTTGTCAATGTATATTTGCAATAAGAATTTTGTGTCTCACACGTATCACTTGATCATGAAACTTAATtgtaaatttcaataaataaccCAAAAATGAACACTATTATCCAACGTTATTTTCGAATCGTTATCGATCAGTTGATAACTCATAAGAAGCTGTAGCATCATTAGGACCTAATTTAGAGCAATTAATTTTGGCTTTGGTACATCAATATTATAAACATGTATTTGTTGAATGATAGaagacaaataaaaataatgtaccaaacatataaaacaaatgtttcaagaaaaaaagaaaaacaaaagactTGCTAAATATGTATAATCCAAATCAATTTTACaaactttattttatatatgagtGCAAGTCCCCCAGTATTTAATTACTTAaaactttatttattatttgtttgtttttgttttattttttaaaattaggttttatttagaaataataacctttataaatattctttttatttttaaaaatatatttgttttatttttaaaattagttccTTATTATAATTGCCCTTTTTATTGAAACTAATAGatttaaataattatcaaatcggTTTTTTAATATCCTTGTTACTCTATATAAGAGTAACCACCTATTTTTGTCTGACTTCattatattatttctaattTAAGCCTAGTTttcaataataaaacaaaaataaacaaataacaaataaagttttaagtaattaaaatatttggAGACTTGCACTCATGGccaatatataaaataaaaattgagcCAAAAATGTGCAAGGATGAAAAATTAACAAGTCCAACCTAATTGAAATTGTCAGGTGACCAAAATGTCTTCACAATTAAAAATGCAAAACTGCATTTTATTGTCGTCTAATTATTATCTCACTTGTTTACCATCTAATTATCGATATCGGTTTCTATTACGTAATCTAATTATTGTGAGACCCATGcctaaaaaaaagaactaaGAAAGTGTTCTTTGACTATCTCGGGACTAGACCGAGATGAAGAATGGAAAGGTTCTTAGAGTTGAATGTTGGGGAGTCAAGAGGAATTCCGAGCAAGATTTAGGACAAAAGGGTAATCTTGGGGCAATCTCAGTGCTTGTTGGACTGAGATttgaagaaaagagaggatTATAGTGAGTTCTTAGGGCAATTTTAGTGCTCGTTCAATCGAGGAAGACGAGAATGGAAATTGAGGAGATCATGGGCAATCTCAGACACGAGTCTGGTCAAGATTGAAGGTAAAAAAAGAAAGTGGAAGAATCTCGGGGGATTCTCGAGCTGTTATTAACCAGGATCAGAGACAGAAAATGTTTTATTGATAATCTCGGGTTGATCTCGGGCCACTACCGACCAAGATCATTAAAAAATTAAGTGTTCGATGAGTTGAATTTCAGATGTCATGACATGAAAATACTTAGAATTTTGGAAAACAAGAGCTGGAGAGTTGCTAAGAACTCAAGAATGACTAATATATTTTGGAGATTAGTttaaataagaagaaaaattcAAGAGAAAAGAGGTTATTTTAAGATTATACAAGGAGAAGGAATTTGAGTATTATACTGCCGAGAAGCTTTTAGGCGAGAAGTTCTATTTTGAGTTGTAAGGCAGTTTGAGTAAGAAGGGAAACTTGTACAAtgagttatttttctaaagtaaaattgattttaaacttttttcaaatGTTGTTAATGTATCTGTGATGATGTGatttacatttttgtttatGAAAAGTATTGATTCATGAAGAAAGTCATTACCATACTTATTAGAAGAATGATTCTTATGAAAAGGCTGAATGATTTCTAAAATGAATTTTGTATGTTTTATTGATTGTATTGTATGCTTTGATTGagagtaaaccattagtcttatttTCTATCAATGAGTACCTTTATGTGTACATAATGAGTAATGGCAACCATGTAGAAAAGGTCTGTATGGCGGAATGAAGTTGGCTAATGCATACAAGATATGTATTGTGCTTAGCGGCTTGAGCAACTGAAAGTGAACCAGGAAATTTCCAAATGTTGTTGGTGAAAAGGACATCACAATACTCCAAGCGCAAGATGTCGAGTCTTGGCGTAGGGAATGGTAATGGAATTTATGTTccaaaactcgtagtttgtagtttaaattaaattatattatatttaatagaGTGATTATTGAgaggatttattagtgaaaattgaatactatgatcttgaattcaataaactaaagtCTTGAGGCTATCTAGTATAGACTTGACTTTATGTAGAAACATAGATGTGTATCAAGTTTGAATATATAGCCCAAACAATCtaatagtgtatgaataaggttgaacACCTTATTCTGGGACACTATAGATGCAGTctactttgtagttagtattgaattgttcatgtagagacatggaagtgtgggcaatcctatgtaaagagtttacataagaatgaaacCATTAAATATtcacttttaaattataacacCATTgcctatataaaactgactatttcgactATTGATGACcaaggtaacttaatcttaattctgagTTAACTATTAACTTATGTTCAAATGGAATTATCATTacatctgcataggtgagggcagctcaacagcgctagtccaataagcctcccatgtCAAGTGTATAAGACCGAAATGGATGgctaaggacatagggtgcaagacgaaattcactcctactcgctttagggttaatagataggttgttcaTTTAAGGCCTAAATCCAAGTGTTGAACAAGGGGTCTCACTCTCTCATTgacccgagagggattcggtttataggttgaaccttaaaccaattgttcaatagtggattagtgggacttaaggagctagatgtaatctcggggtaaaacgatattttaacCCAACcaaggttacgaacaacttgtgagagattaacttattgatcatggttatatcagatggacacaaatatatttatagtgaagggagtgcaaTTATGAggctttagtggaatgactcgttaattaatgaatgtttatTAGCTctgtctaaaagggtttagctaattaatctcggattgttggaataatttctgaattgttcgaattaggtaaagagagagaaaccgacgaatatatattatatagtcATCGGTTATCAATTTGAGATAGAGCTTTCTAtttaaatgttatttaattattaaaaattagattcatatttggaagctcagaattgatggaaatggttaaagttgtaaaaagtgaaaatgttgagttatgactttgaaaagtcaaattttgaacagttttatattcaaatgtgatttcaattttagaaaaatgattgCTGATTCATGCTTAgaaggttgaaattagtcaagacggataaaatgataaaaagtcaaaattttgactttttttgactttttagttgaaaaagtcaaagtttaactttaatttaaatgatcaaatgaccacattgcccttggactaaagttagtgaaaaaaattcaacattttgttggataatcccaatAACGCTTAGTGGGATaatggctacatgagatgtagtcacctagcccactaagttccatTAATAGTTAGTAAAgtgttaggtgttgagatt
This genomic window contains:
- the LOC127148682 gene encoding uncharacterized protein LOC127148682, which translates into the protein MVNFIRTHIIYRYGIPHQIVIDNGRQFSNNMIDKLCETFKFKQYKSSMYNAAANGLAEAFNKTLCNLLKKIVSKSKRDWQERIDEALWAYRTTHRTPTGVTPSKKKSHH